A single region of the Malus sylvestris chromosome 8, drMalSylv7.2, whole genome shotgun sequence genome encodes:
- the LOC126632912 gene encoding uncharacterized vacuolar membrane protein YML018C-like: MMGWRYRAGLFLIAAVVVIWVTSAEVTQGIFTDYKQPFAVTYLGASLMVVYIPIAFIKDWLCNFLKRRSSKSGKNAESVNEFSAGFSSSIKLNGLQKEFELEIHGSLTRKDSDAELSPHIEEQPLVSKYKDDLNVLKHDKEVTTRQIATYGFYIAPLWFITEYFSNAALARTSVASTTVLSSTSGLFTLFVGAFLGEDSLNIAKVVAVFVSMAGVAMTTLGKTWATDDSQLSAANGKRSLVGDLFGLLSAMSYGLFTVLLKKFAGEGGERIDVQKLFGYIGLFTLVSLWWLVWPLTALGIEPKFMIPHSAKLEEVVIANGFIGSVLSDYFWALCVVWTTPLVATLGMSLTIPLAMVADMFIHGRHYSAVYILGSAQVFAGFVIANLSDWCSKKLGL; this comes from the exons ATGATGGGGTGGAGATACAGAGCTGGGTTGTTCCTAATTGCTGCTGTTGTTGTCATTTGGGTCACCTCTGCAGAAGTTACCCAG GGTATATTTACGGACTATAAGCAGCCGTTTGCAGTAACATATCTTGGAGCTTCTCTTATGGTAGTTTACATCCCAATAGCATTCATTAAGGATTGGTTGTGTAATTTTCTAAAACGCCGCTCTTCTAAAAGTGGTAAAAATGCAGAAAGCGTGAATGAGTTTTCTGCTGGATTTAGTTCTTCTATAAAACTCAATGGATTGCAGAAAGAATTTGAATTGGAAATTCATGGGTCCTTGACCAGAAAAGACAGTGATGCAGAGCTTTCACCTCATATTGAAGAACAACCTTTGGTTTCTAAATACAAAGATGACTTGAATGTGCTGAAACATGATAAGGAGGTTACTACGAGGCAAATTGCTACTTATGGGTTTTACATTGCCCCTCTCTGGTTTATTACGGAG TACTTTTCAAATGCTGCTCTCGCGCGTACAAGTGTTGCAAGTACAACAGTATTATCCTCAACGTCGGGACTATTTACTCTTTTTGTTGGTGCATTCTTGGGCGAAGATTCTTTAAATATAGCGAAGGTGGTTGCTGTCTTTGTTAGCATGGCTGGTGTAGCTATGACAACTCTGGGCAAAACATGGGCTACAGATGATTCACAACTCAGTGCTGC CAATGGGAAACGCTCTCTTGTTGGAGATCTGTTTGGTCTTCTCTCAGCCATGTCATACGGTCTATTTACTG TTCTTCTCAAAAAGTTTGCGGGCGAAGGAGGAGAAAGGATCGACGTGCAAAAGTTGTTTGGGTATATTGGATTATTTACACTTGTATCGTTATGGTGGCTTG TTTGGCCTTTGACAGCATTGGGCATTGAGCCCAAGTTTATGATTCCTCACTCTGCTAAATTGGAAGAAGTTGTTATTGCCAACGGCTTTATTGGAAGTGTACTCTCTGACTACTTCTG GGCACTATGTGTTGTGTGGACAACTCCACTCGTTGCCACCTTGGGCATGTCGCTCACCATCCCCCTTGCTATGGTTGCTGACATGTTTATCCATGGCCGCCATTATTCAGCAGTTTACATACTTGGCTCTGCTCAG GTATTTGCAGGATTTGTAATAGCTAATCTTTCGGATTGGTGCTCGAAGAAGTTGGGATTATAG